The Cyanobacterium aponinum PCC 10605 genome has a window encoding:
- a CDS encoding DUF4326 domain-containing protein, with translation MIKIIKINKYKRLVNEYYIGRNFGNLEGSVLGNKFKINRDGDRKEVIEKYRKWLWKEVKKKEGKVWNELMMLVKEVKAGKDIYLSCWCKPLECHGDVIKSCIEWLIKEGH, from the coding sequence ATGATTAAAATAATTAAAATAAATAAATATAAAAGATTAGTAAATGAATATTATATTGGTAGAAACTTTGGAAACTTAGAAGGTAGTGTATTAGGGAATAAATTTAAAATTAATAGAGATGGAGATAGAAAAGAAGTAATAGAGAAATATAGAAAATGGTTATGGAAAGAAGTGAAAAAGAAAGAAGGAAAAGTATGGAATGAATTGATGATGTTAGTCAAAGAAGTAAAAGCGGGTAAAGATATTTATTTAAGTTGTTGGTGTAAACCATTAGAATGTCATGGAGATGTAATAAAAAGCTGTATTGAATGGTTAATAAAAGAAGGACATTAG